A single region of the Triticum dicoccoides isolate Atlit2015 ecotype Zavitan chromosome 2B, WEW_v2.0, whole genome shotgun sequence genome encodes:
- the LOC119367047 gene encoding uncharacterized protein LOC119367047 — protein sequence MAPSKSHLASLFLAVVLIAAAPETSAAAVTARAPAPSTNGDLVAKPSSWSWCIIPCFSFIPEIFCIPPIFCPRPPRPPPLPPQPPPPSKPQPKECWTPLMGLMPCKDFLTSSTAPEPPNQGKCCDGLRSLVQDAPICLCRILEGTDLDKLMSATVDREKFIRTMIICDSSPGEFGSCEGPVPPMTMRAAPTTKAAP from the exons ATGGCGCCATCCAAGTCCCATCTCGCCAGCTTGTTCCTCGCCGTCGTCCTGATCGCCGCCGCACCGGAGACTTCGGCGGCGGCCGTCACGGCCAGGGCGCCCGCCCCCTCCACCAATGGCGACTTGGTAGCGAAACCATCATCATGGTCATGGTGCATCATCCCTTGCTTTTCGTTTATACCAGAGATATTTTGTATACCGCCCATATTCTGTCCACGGCCGCCGCGGCCACCTCCTCTACCTCCGCAGCCTCCGCCCCCGTCGAAGCCACAGCCGAAGGAGTGCTGGACGCCGCTGATGGGGCTGATGCCGTGTAAGGATTTCCTCACCAGCAGCACCGCTCCGGAGCCTCCGAACCAGGGCAAGTGCTGCGACGGCCTCAGGTCGCTCGTCCAAGACGCTCCCATCTGCCTTTGCCGCATACTGGAGGGCACCGACCTCGACAAGCTCATGTCGGCGACCGTGGATAGAGAGAAATTCATTCGTACGATGATCATCTGCGACTCGAGTCCGGGTGAATTTGGTTCTTGTGAAG GACCCGTGCCACCGATGACGATGAGGGCCGCACCTACAACTAAAGCTGCTCCATAA